Within the Gordonia westfalica genome, the region CTCCGTGGTGCTCTTCGACGAGATCGAGAAGGCCCACGCCGACGTCTTCAATACCCTGCTGCAGGTACTCGATGACGGCCGGATCACCGATTCGCAAGGGCGGCACGTCGATTTCCGGAACACCGTGATCATCATGACCTCCAACATCGGATCCCAGCATCTCCTCGACGGAGTCACAACCGACGGCGAGATCAAACCGGACGCCCGGGAACGGGTGCTGGCGGAACTGCGCGGGCACTTCCGTCCCGAATTCCTCAACCGGGTCGACGACATCGTGTTGTTCACCCCGCTCACCCTGCCCCAGATCGAGCACATCGTGGAGCTGCAACTCACCGACCTTCGGAACAGGCTGTCGGAGCGGCAGATACACCTGAATATCACGCCGGAAGCACGCCGGCTCATCGCCGAACACGGTTTCGACCCGGTCTACGGTGCGCGGCCGCTGCGACGGTACATCGCCCACGAGGTCGAGACCAAGATCGGCCGTGCGCTGTTGCGGGGCGAAATCGCACCGGGGGGCACCATCAGTGTCACGGTGGACGGCGACGAGCTCGCCGTCGCGTATGCGGAACCCGCTGTCGCGTCGGCCTGATCGGAGGTGAGGTCATGGGACCCGAAAAGGTGAAGTGCCCGAACTGCGGCAAAGTCAACAATGTGCCGGCGGCCGGGGAAGGAAAACCCCGCTGCGGGAACTGCCACCAATCGCTTCCCTGGATCGCCGCGGCCGGGGACGGTGACTTTCCGGAGGTTGCCGAGAAGTCCTCGGTGCCTGTACTCGTCGATCTCTGGGCGACGTGGTGCGCGCCGTGCCGCATGGTCAGCCCGGCGCTCGAGCAGCTCGCCACAGAACGTGCGGGTCAGATCAAGCTGGTCAAGGTCGACGTCGATGCTGCTCCCCAGATGGCCGAACGGTTCACCGTCCGCGCCGTACCAACACTGCTGGTAATGAACCGGGGTGAAGTCCTTGCACGTCAAGCTGGCGCAGCCCCGGTTCGCCAGCTGCGCACGTGGCTGGATGAGACACTCCCGGAAGATGCAGACAAGAACGCTGAATCATGACCTTTGTTCATCAGGCGGACCCACACGTGACCGCCATCCGGGCCGTCATGCCCCGGACCCCGCAGGGTTGCGAGGAATGTCTTCGCCTCGGCACCCCGTGGGTGCATCTGCGCCTTTGCCTGACGTGCGGACACGTCGGTTGTTGCGACTCCTCGCCCGGCAAGCACGCAAGCGCACACGCTCGCGTCATCGGCCATCCGATCGTCCAGTCGCTGGAACCCGGTGAAGATTGGCGCTGGTGTTATGTCGACCAGAACTTCGTCTGAGGACGCCACACCCGCCCGTGGGACTCTGGCGGTCGACGACGAGACACCGGACGATGCAGGAGCATTCCCACGCTTGACAGACGAACAAGTCGCAACGCTCGAGGTCGGTGGCACCCGCCGATCGGTGCACACCGGCGAGGTTCTGATCACAGAAGGCACGCCCAGCCGCGAATTCTTCGTCATCATCTCCGGAAGGGTCGCAGTCATCGACGAAGGCGACAGTGACGGCGGACGCCGCGTATTGCGCGTGCATGGACCCGGCCGATTCCTGGGCGAACTCGGACTACTCGAAGGCCAGATGGCGTTCTTCACCGCCGAGGCCATCGAGGACGGCGAGGTGCTCGTCGTCCCGGCCGCACGCGTGCGCGAACTTGTGGCCCACGACCAAGTGCTCAGCGATCTCATCCTGCGGGCCTACCTTGTTCGCCGGCACCTACTCATCGGCCTCGGAGCCGGTTTCCGGATCATCGGCTCCTGCTATTCACCGGACACGTTGCGGCTTCGCGAGTTCGCAATGCGAAATCGATTACCGCACAGGTGGATCGATCTGGAGCAGGACCAGCGGGCCGAGCAGTTGCTGCGGAGCTTGCACGTCGCGCCCGAGGACACTCCCGTCGTGATCTGGCATGGCGAGAGGGTGCTGCGCAATCCGACGAACGCGGAACTCGCCCGAATCGTCGGGCTTGCGGTCCCGGACGAGTCCCAGGACGTGTTCGACCTCGTCGTCGTGGGTGCCGGACCGGCCGGGCTGGCCGCGTCGGTATACGGCGCCTCAGACGGATTGAACACGGTGACACTGGAGTCGATGGCCGCAGGCGGGCAGGCCAGTACCTCCTCTCGGATCGAGAACTACTTGGGCTTCCCGGCAGGGGTGTCCGGCTCAGAACTGGCTGAGCGGGCGGTGATCCAGGCCGGCAAGTTCGGTGCCCGCGTCCTGGTGTCGGCGGAGGTGACCGGTTTCGAATCCGAGGGCGGGAATCATGTGCTTCGACTCGCGGACGGCGGCGCTGTTCGGGGACGAGCCGTCGTGCTGGCCACCGGGGCGCGGTACCGCAAGCTGACGGTTCCGGGGATCGAGGCACTGGAGGGGACCAGCGTGTACTACGCCGCGACCCACCAAGAAGCACAGATGTGCGCGACCGACCCGGTGGGAATCGTGGGTGGCGGGAACTCCGCCGGCCAAGCCACTGTGTTTCTCGCCGAGCAGGTCTCCCACGTCCACCTGCTCATCCGCGGGGACGATCTCGGGAAGAGCATGTCCCGATATCTGGTCGACCAGATCGAACAGCACCCGCGCGTCACCGTGCACCGAAACACCGAGGTGCGGGCGGTCCACGGCACCAAATACCTGGACGGGCTCGGCGTCGAAGACAATCGCACAGGCGCCCAAGACACGATCCAGGCGCGCGCACTGTTCGTCTTCATCGGGGCGACGCCGCAGACCGCGTGGCTGGCTGATGCGATCGCACTCGACGACCACGGCTTCGTCCTCACGGGCAAGGACGCGGTCCACATCCACAGAGACGGTCACCGGTCTACCAGCGCCGAGCCATCCAGGACGCTCGAGACCAGCCGCCCCGGATTGTTCGCGGCGGGCGACGTCCGCCGCAGCTCGGTGAAACGGGTCGCATCGGCAGTCGGCGAGGGAGCCATGGCGGTACGCCAGATCCACGAGTACTTCGCCGGACGCTGACCCGAGCGCTCGCGGAAATCCGCCGGCACGCGCTCGAGGTCATCTGCCATCAACCGCTCGTACTCTTGCCTGACCGCCGACCGTCGGTGTCGTCCCGCTCGAACCGCTGACGTTGGCGGGCACCGTAGGTAGCTGCCCGCACTGCATCGTCGTCTCCATGCCCGAACCCAGCGCGCCGCCCAACGTGGCAACAGATGCCACCAACCACGCCATGATCACCAACGACGAAAACCCCGCCGGGTGGCCGATCTGGTCGGCGAACACGTCCGGAGGTATCGTCCACCATGCCGTCAAAAGCAATGGGACAAACACGACCACATAGAAGACCATGACCCCGATCGTCAGCGTGACGACGGTGGACATGTTGTAGAGCACAGCGTGCTCCCGCTCATCCGGCGACGCCGGCCGTTCCCACAATTCGTGATCGACGATCAGCCAGGCGATCATCGCACCAAGCGCCGTGTCCGCCGTTCGACGTAGGTAGCCCCCATCCCCGGAATCGAGATCACCGCAAGGCGCTTCGAAAGAGCTATCTCGGCAATAAGCGGGATCGTCCCTGAGCGGCGGGGCAAATCGGTGAGGTAGAGGACGATGTCTTCGCTCACATTATCGGGATCGAGCGTGCCCACCACGTCGACAAAGTCGGTGTGCTCCTCGATCGGGTACGCCTGCCTTCGGGTGGACACCTCCCACCCGTCAGCACTCTCCCTGCCCGCCGCCAAGGCTTCAGACAGACGTTCACCGATCGTCTCCGTTGCACCTGGATCGGCTATCACGAGGACAGACTTTGACGACGGATTTGTATGCACGAACGTCGCCTACCCTTACGATCCATCCAACAAATCTCTCGATCGGACGTGTCCCCACCCATACCGTCTAGCCGAATCAGCGGCCCCGGCGTCAGCCGATCAGTGGTACCGACCAGGTGAGCGTCGTCCCGCCCTCGTCCCGGTTGCCGCGCGGGCGGGTCATCACGCTGAACGTGCCGTCGCAGTCTTCGGCGCGCCGGGTCAGGTTCTCCAGACCGCGGTAGGTGACGTCGGTGCCGATCCCGACGCCGTCGTCGGTGATCTCGACCGTCAGCACGTCGTCGGCACGCACCGACACCTCGATGTGGTCGGCCTGCGCATGCCGCAGCGCGTTGCTGAGCCCTTCACGCAGCACCGCATCGATGTGCGGCCCCAGCGTGTCCGGCACCACGGTGTCGACGGGACCGTCGAACTGGACGCTCGGCGAGATCGACGCGTGCCCGGACAGCTCGGAGACGATGTCGAGGACGCGACGACGCAGCGTCGAACCGTCGGCATTGGCCGTCACCGTCTGCAGATCGAAGATCGAGGTCCGGATCTGCGCGATCGTGCGGTCGAGATCGGTCATGATCTGCTCGAGACGCGCGGTGGCCGCGGCCGGATCGGTCGATCCGGCGAGCAGGGTCTGCACCGACATGCCGACGGCGAAGAGCCGCTGGATGACATGGTCGTGCAGGTCGCGGGCGATGCGGTGGCGGTCCTCGAGCACCTCCAGGTCGCGGGCGATCTGCTGCTGTTCGGCGTAGACGACCGCGAGGGACGCGATCTCGGCGACACCGGCCAGCCCGGCGATCTCCTCCTCGTCCCAGTACGGACGATTCCGGTGCGTGATGAGCATCCAGCCGAAGGCCCCCGACGCCCGCTGCAGCGGTTGCACCGACGTCCACCGGGCGCCGCGGCGCACCAGCGACGGCGCGATCGAGCCCGAGCGGAGGACGGTCAGCGCGTTCGCCGGCGGTGCGGTGAAGGTGTCGATCTCGACCCGGTCACCGGTGTGGCCGCGCAATTCCACCTCACCGTCGAGTTCGGTGAGCAGGTACACATCGACCGCGCCGACCAGGTCGGCGACATCGGCACACATCCGGGACATGGTGTCCGACAAGGCGATACCGGCCAGCGGTTCCGAACCGCGTCGGGCCAGCACCTGCATCCAGCGATGCCGGGTACGCGCACGCTCGAAGAGTCCGGCGTTGTCGATGGCGATGCCCGCCGCCACCGCGAGCACGGCGACGACCGTCTCGTCGACCTCGGAGAAGTCGTCCGCCGAGCGTTTCTCGGTGAGGTAGATGCTGCCGAACACCTCGCCGCGCACCAGGATCGGCGCACCGAGGAAGGTGTGCATGGGCGGGTGGTTCGGCGGGAACCCGACCGACGTCGGATGTGCGCCGAGGTCGTGGATGCGGTGCAGTCGCGGGTCGTCGATCAGCAGGCCCAGCACGCCCCGCCCCACCGGCAGGTGTCCCATCGTCGCCCGCTGCACCTCGGTGATCCCGATGTGCACGAACTCGCTCAGGCCCCCGTCGGGACCGCGCACGCCCAGCGCACCGTACTGGGCGTCGACCAGACCGGCGGCCACTTCGACGATGCGTTGCAGCGCGCGGTCGAGTTCCACGCCCTGCCCGACGACGAGTACGGCTTCGAGCAGCTGGCGCAGCAGGTCGGGGTCGTCGGCGCCGTGGGTGGCCAGCGCGTCGAGGGTCTCACGCAGTCTGCGCGCCGTCATGGGGGAACCTGCGTCTAGCAGTTTGTCGGCGTCGTGCACGTGGTGGAGCCTACTCGGGAGACGAAGCGGTACAGCGCCTCCGGGATCGCAACCGGATGTAGGTGCAGGTACGACGCGTGGACCGCCGCGGTGATGACGCCGTCGGTGGCCGGCCGACCCTCGGCGTCGCGCCAGGCCCAGGCCGGCGACGCGCCGGCTGTCTGCACGGTACTGCGATGGAACTCGTGCCCGGTGACTCGTTCCCCGGCGCGGAACAGCACCGAATCGCCGACGGCCACGGCGTCGCGGTAGCCGAGCGTCAGCCTCGGCCCGAAGCTGCCGGTGATGTCGAGGACACCGCTCATCGGGTGGCCGTCGAGATGGTCGGCGAGGTAGACCAGGCCCGCGCATTCGGCATGGATGGGCCGGCCCGCGGCCACGTGCGCGCGCAGGTCGGCACGCAGCTCGTGGTTGGCACCGAGTTCCTCGGCGTGTTCCTCGGGGAAGCCGCCGCCGATGACCACACCCGCGGTGTTCGGGGAAGGCGGTCCGACAGCGGGTCGAAGGCGACGACCTCGGCGCCGGCGGCACGCAGCATCTCGGCGTGTTCGGTGTAGCCGAAGGTGAAGGCCGCTCCCCCGGCGACCGCGACGACGGGGCGCGTGATCGGTACCGGGGTCCTCTCCACGGGTGCATAGGGCGCGAGCGCGTCGGCCGCCGACCAGGGTGCGGCGTCCGGAATCCGACGCTGCCGGGCTGCCGCCACGATCGCCGGGAGGTCGAGGGCGTGGCGCAAGTGATCGGTCATCGAGGCCACGGCGGCGACCGCGTCGGCGCTGCGTTCGGCCGCGGGGATGAGTCCGAGGTGCCGGGACGGCACGGTCAGCGACGGGTCGCGCCGCAGCACGCCGACGACCGGGACGCCGACTCGGGCGCACGCCTGGCGCAGCACCATCTCGTGCCGCGGCGAGCCGACGCGGTTGAGGATGACGCCGGCGATGTGCACCGAGGAGTCGTAGGACAGGAATCCGTGCAGCACCGCCGCCAGCGACTGGCTGTGTCCGCCGGCATCGACGACCAGCACAACGGGTGCACCGATGATCGACGCGACGTGCGCGGTCGAGCCGACGCCGAGCGCGTCGGTGCCGGCGGCGCCGAGGTCATCGCCGGTGATCCGGCCGTCGAACAGACCCATCACCCCTTCGACGACGGCGATGTCGGCTCCGGCCGAGCCGTGGGCGAACAGCGGTGCGATCAGGTCCTCGCCGACCAAGTTCGGGTCCAGGTTGTGGCCCGCACGCCCGGCGGCGACGGCGTGATAACCGGGGTCGATGTAGTCGGGACCGACCTTGAACGGCGCCACCCGGTGACCGGCCGCGCGCAAGGCGCCGATGAGTCCGGTCGTCACCGTCGTCTTGCCGCTGCCCGAGGAGGGTGCGGCGATCACGACCGCCGGAGTCGTACCCGGCATGGTCACCACTCGATACCCTTCTGGCCCTTGCGGCCGGCATCCATCGGATGAGCGATCTTGCGCATCTCGGTGACGAGGTCCGATGCGTCGATGAGTTTCTGCGGCGCCCGGCGACCGGTGATGATCACGTGCTGGCGTCCGGGGCGTCGGGCGAGCGTCTCGACGACCTCGTCGGTGTCGATCCAGCCCCAGTCGAGCGGATAGGTGAACTCGTCGAGGACGTAGAAGTCGTGTTCACCGCCGTCGAGCCGGCGGGCGATCTCGGTCCAGCCGGCTCGTGCCGCTTCGGCGTGATCGTCGGCGTGCTCGGAGTTGGCCCGCAACCACGACCACCCCTGGCCCATCTTGTGCCACTCCACCGGACCACCCACGCCGGTGTCGGCGTGGCACTGTCCGAGGGCCAGCAACGCCGACTCCTCCCCGACCTTCCACTTGGCGCTCTTCACGAACTGGAAGACGGCGACCCGCATCCCGGCGTTCCAGGCGCGCATCGCCATCCCGAAGGCAGCCGTCGACTTCCCTTTGCCGTCACCGGTGTGAACGGCGAGCACCGGTGAGTTGCGACGCTGACGCGTGGTCAAGCCGTCGTCGGGAACCGAGGCGGGAACCCCTTGGGGCACTGGATGTCTCCTTCTTCGCCGAACTCAGGCCGCGCCGCGGGTCAACGCGATCGCGGACAGCTCGTCCATCGTCAGCAACTCGGCGCCGAGGTGTCCGGCGAGATCGGCGGCGAGGCCCAGCCGGACCACCCCCTGCTCGCAGTCGACGACCACCGACTCGATCCGCCGGCGCCGGATCGCCGATGCCGCGGTCCGCGCCCGCGCCGGGGCGTCCCGGCCGGCGGTCGCCCGACCGTCGGTGAGGACGACCAGGAGCGGCCTGCGGTTCGGTTCGGTGCGACGGCAACGTTCGACGACGTCGCCGGCCAGCGACAGCCCCTCGGCCAGCGGCGTGCGGCCACCGGTGCGGATCTCGGCGAGGCGGCGCACCGCGATGTCCACCGACTTGGTGGGCGGCACGGCCAGCGTCGCGGAGCCGCCGCGGGCGACGACGACGGCGACCCGGTCGCGACGGGTGTAGGAATCCCGCAGCATCTCCACACACAGCTCCGCCACCGCGGCGAGCCGGCGTCGTGCGGTCATCGATCCGCTCAGATCCACCACGAAGACGACGAGATTCGATTCCTGCCCGATGCGTTCGGCACCGCGCAGGTCCGGCGCGGCGATCCGGAGCGGTGACGGCTGAGCACGGCCCGCCGCGGTGTGATCTGCGCGGCCCGCCGCGGTCAGCACGGTCGCGAAAAGGTGCACCGGGCGGCCGGCCTCGAAGTCGACGGCGTGGGTGGTGTGTCCGCGCCGGCTTCGCGCCTTCGACCGGCGTCCGGGGTCACCCTCGCCCACACCGGTCACGCGGAGCGCGCGGACGCGCCGCCCCGTCGGCATCGGGGCGGCACCGAAGGCAGGACCGGGCGCGGGCTGGGACCGGGACTGAGACGTGGACTCCGAATCCGATTGCGCATCAGGGGTTTCCGAGGGACCGGACACGTCCGACGGATCGGCGGGGTCGGGCGCTCCACCGTCCGGGCCGCCCTCGGGCGGGGTCGGGTCGTCGTCGGGTGACCCGGGCGAGTCC harbors:
- the trxA gene encoding thioredoxin, whose amino-acid sequence is MGPEKVKCPNCGKVNNVPAAGEGKPRCGNCHQSLPWIAAAGDGDFPEVAEKSSVPVLVDLWATWCAPCRMVSPALEQLATERAGQIKLVKVDVDAAPQMAERFTVRAVPTLLVMNRGEVLARQAGAAPVRQLRTWLDETLPEDADKNAES
- a CDS encoding UBP-type zinc finger domain-containing protein → MTFVHQADPHVTAIRAVMPRTPQGCEECLRLGTPWVHLRLCLTCGHVGCCDSSPGKHASAHARVIGHPIVQSLEPGEDWRWCYVDQNFV
- a CDS encoding FAD-dependent oxidoreductase — protein: MSTRTSSEDATPARGTLAVDDETPDDAGAFPRLTDEQVATLEVGGTRRSVHTGEVLITEGTPSREFFVIISGRVAVIDEGDSDGGRRVLRVHGPGRFLGELGLLEGQMAFFTAEAIEDGEVLVVPAARVRELVAHDQVLSDLILRAYLVRRHLLIGLGAGFRIIGSCYSPDTLRLREFAMRNRLPHRWIDLEQDQRAEQLLRSLHVAPEDTPVVIWHGERVLRNPTNAELARIVGLAVPDESQDVFDLVVVGAGPAGLAASVYGASDGLNTVTLESMAAGGQASTSSRIENYLGFPAGVSGSELAERAVIQAGKFGARVLVSAEVTGFESEGGNHVLRLADGGAVRGRAVVLATGARYRKLTVPGIEALEGTSVYYAATHQEAQMCATDPVGIVGGGNSAGQATVFLAEQVSHVHLLIRGDDLGKSMSRYLVDQIEQHPRVTVHRNTEVRAVHGTKYLDGLGVEDNRTGAQDTIQARALFVFIGATPQTAWLADAIALDDHGFVLTGKDAVHIHRDGHRSTSAEPSRTLETSRPGLFAAGDVRRSSVKRVASAVGEGAMAVRQIHEYFAGR
- a CDS encoding GAF domain-containing sensor histidine kinase is translated as MTARRLRETLDALATHGADDPDLLRQLLEAVLVVGQGVELDRALQRIVEVAAGLVDAQYGALGVRGPDGGLSEFVHIGITEVQRATMGHLPVGRGVLGLLIDDPRLHRIHDLGAHPTSVGFPPNHPPMHTFLGAPILVRGEVFGSIYLTEKRSADDFSEVDETVVAVLAVAAGIAIDNAGLFERARTRHRWMQVLARRGSEPLAGIALSDTMSRMCADVADLVGAVDVYLLTELDGEVELRGHTGDRVEIDTFTAPPANALTVLRSGSIAPSLVRRGARWTSVQPLQRASGAFGWMLITHRNRPYWDEEEIAGLAGVAEIASLAVVYAEQQQIARDLEVLEDRHRIARDLHDHVIQRLFAVGMSVQTLLAGSTDPAAATARLEQIMTDLDRTIAQIRTSIFDLQTVTANADGSTLRRRVLDIVSELSGHASISPSVQFDGPVDTVVPDTLGPHIDAVLREGLSNALRHAQADHIEVSVRADDVLTVEITDDGVGIGTDVTYRGLENLTRRAEDCDGTFSVMTRPRGNRDEGGTTLTWSVPLIG
- the cobO gene encoding cob(I)yrinic acid a,c-diamide adenosyltransferase, whose product is MPQGVPASVPDDGLTTRQRRNSPVLAVHTGDGKGKSTAAFGMAMRAWNAGMRVAVFQFVKSAKWKVGEESALLALGQCHADTGVGGPVEWHKMGQGWSWLRANSEHADDHAEAARAGWTEIARRLDGGEHDFYVLDEFTYPLDWGWIDTDEVVETLARRPGRQHVIITGRRAPQKLIDASDLVTEMRKIAHPMDAGRKGQKGIEW
- a CDS encoding VWA domain-containing protein — encoded protein: MSDEPIRYPFSAVVGQEQLKLALILSAISPGIGGVLIRGEKGSAKSTIVRGLGPLIGGDDRSGRVVELPIGATEDRVVGSLDLTSVLRDGRAEFTPGLLARAHRGVLYIDEVNLLADHLVDVLLDAAASGRVTIERDGVSHTQAADFVLVGTMNPEEGELRPQLLDRFGLAVDVAAGKDLDERVEVIRRRMAFDADPAGFAAAHLEAEHELAQRIRAARDDVGGVELPTRELRRIAGICAHLEVDGLRGDIVVARTAAAHAAWRGAVTVAEEDVRAAVELALPHRRRRNPFDESGLSSDQLDDAMSAGRDAAGPDSPGSPDDDPTPPEGGPDGGAPDPADPSDVSGPSETPDAQSDSESTSQSRSQPAPGPAFGAAPMPTGRRVRALRVTGVGEGDPGRRSKARSRRGHTTHAVDFEAGRPVHLFATVLTAAGRADHTAAGRAQPSPLRIAAPDLRGAERIGQESNLVVFVVDLSGSMTARRRLAAVAELCVEMLRDSYTRRDRVAVVVARGGSATLAVPPTKSVDIAVRRLAEIRTGGRTPLAEGLSLAGDVVERCRRTEPNRRPLLVVLTDGRATAGRDAPARARTAASAIRRRRIESVVVDCEQGVVRLGLAADLAGHLGAELLTMDELSAIALTRGAA